The proteins below are encoded in one region of Coleofasciculaceae cyanobacterium:
- a CDS encoding ABA4-like family protein, whose translation MTSAQLFDLANLYILPFWTMMILFPKWNVTQKVMGSYLPFLPLIGAYIYYLVATVEPESAAALANPQLADIARFFAEEGAAGAGWVHFLVMDLFIGRWIYQQGQEKKIWTIHSLILCLFFGPVGLLSHIVTDTIFSKSNLAEKPTDATA comes from the coding sequence ATGACCTCTGCTCAACTTTTCGATCTAGCTAATCTTTACATATTGCCCTTTTGGACAATGATGATTTTGTTTCCTAAATGGAACGTTACTCAAAAGGTAATGGGTTCTTATTTACCTTTCTTGCCCTTAATTGGCGCATATATTTATTATCTGGTAGCTACAGTTGAGCCAGAATCCGCAGCAGCCTTAGCTAATCCTCAGCTAGCAGATATTGCTCGCTTTTTTGCCGAAGAAGGTGCAGCAGGTGCGGGATGGGTTCACTTTCTGGTGATGGATTTATTTATCGGCAGATGGATTTATCAGCAAGGGCAAGAAAAAAAGATCTGGACGATTCATTCTTTAATCTTGTGTTTGTTTTTTGGTCCAGTAGGTTTGCTTTCTCATATCGTCACCGATACGATTTTTAGCAAAAGCAATCTGGCAGAAAAGCCAACTGATGCCACAGCTTAA
- the aspS gene encoding aspartate--tRNA ligase, protein MRTNYCGELRAEHINQTVTIFGWVDRRRDHGGVIFIDLRDRTGTVQIVSDPKRTPQSYADAESLRSEYVVKAVGKVSQRPPESLNDKLPTGQVEIYAESIEVLNAVSKQLPFQVSTADTENVGEKLRLKHRYLDLRRDRMAKNLQLRHQVVKAMRRFLEDEKDFIEVETPILTRSTPEGARDYLVPSRVNPGNWYALPQSPQLFKQLLMVSGCDRYYQIARCFRDEDLRADRQPEFTQLDMEMSFMSQDEIIELNEALICHIFKTVKNIELERPFPRITYAESMARYGTDRPDTRFGMELVDVSDIVQDSGFKVFSGAVKSGGQVKVLPIPGGNDAISNVRIKPKGDIFNEAVTAGAKGIAYIRVRANNEIDTIGAIKDNLTQEQKQELLSRTGAKPGHLLLFGAGDTATVNKSLDRLRLFIAQEMGAIDNEQINLIWVTEFPMFEWNIEEKRYEALHHPFTAPYPEDQKDLTTARAQAYDLVYNGIEIGGGSLRIYQKDVQEEVFKAIGLTTEEADNKFGFLLEAFEYGTPPHGGIAFGLDRLVMLLAGEESIRDVIAFPKTQQASCLLTDAPAAVDNQQLKELEIASTYQPKKD, encoded by the coding sequence ATGAGAACTAATTACTGTGGCGAATTGCGAGCCGAACATATAAACCAAACCGTGACTATCTTTGGCTGGGTCGATCGCCGTCGCGATCATGGGGGAGTAATCTTTATTGACTTACGCGATCGCACAGGTACGGTTCAAATCGTGAGCGATCCCAAACGCACACCACAATCTTATGCTGATGCCGAATCTTTACGCAGCGAATATGTAGTCAAGGCGGTGGGTAAAGTTAGCCAACGTCCCCCAGAGTCTCTTAATGATAAGCTGCCCACAGGACAGGTAGAAATTTATGCCGAATCCATTGAAGTCTTGAATGCAGTAAGTAAACAGCTACCGTTTCAAGTTTCTACGGCGGATACAGAAAATGTGGGAGAAAAACTACGCCTCAAGCATCGTTATCTAGACTTAAGGCGCGATCGCATGGCAAAAAATCTTCAGCTACGTCATCAGGTAGTCAAAGCAATGCGTCGTTTTTTGGAAGATGAAAAAGACTTTATCGAAGTAGAGACTCCAATCTTAACTCGCTCTACCCCCGAAGGAGCGAGGGATTATCTTGTACCTTCTCGGGTTAATCCTGGTAACTGGTATGCTTTGCCTCAGTCTCCTCAGTTATTTAAACAGTTGCTGATGGTGTCGGGTTGCGATCGCTATTATCAAATTGCCCGTTGTTTCCGCGATGAAGATTTGCGCGCCGATCGACAGCCTGAGTTTACTCAGCTAGATATGGAAATGAGCTTCATGTCTCAAGACGAGATTATTGAACTCAATGAAGCTTTAATCTGTCATATTTTTAAAACGGTTAAAAATATCGAGCTAGAACGTCCTTTTCCACGCATTACCTACGCAGAATCAATGGCTCGTTACGGTACAGATCGCCCAGATACCCGCTTTGGCATGGAATTGGTTGATGTTTCCGATATTGTCCAAGATTCTGGGTTTAAAGTCTTCTCTGGCGCAGTCAAGAGTGGTGGACAGGTCAAAGTACTACCTATTCCTGGCGGTAATGATGCTATTTCCAATGTTCGCATCAAACCAAAGGGCGATATTTTTAACGAAGCCGTTACCGCAGGGGCAAAAGGAATTGCCTACATTCGCGTCAGAGCCAACAATGAAATCGATACCATCGGCGCAATTAAAGATAATCTGACACAAGAGCAGAAACAAGAGCTATTGAGCCGTACTGGGGCAAAACCAGGACATTTGTTGCTGTTTGGTGCGGGAGATACTGCCACGGTCAATAAATCTTTAGACCGCTTGCGCTTATTTATCGCTCAAGAGATGGGAGCGATCGATAACGAGCAAATTAACTTAATTTGGGTCACTGAATTTCCAATGTTTGAGTGGAATATTGAGGAGAAACGTTATGAGGCGCTGCACCATCCTTTTACTGCACCCTACCCTGAAGACCAAAAAGATTTAACTACTGCCAGAGCCCAAGCTTATGACCTGGTATACAACGGTATCGAAATTGGTGGTGGCAGCTTAAGAATTTATCAAAAAGACGTTCAAGAAGAAGTCTTCAAAGCGATCGGCTTAACTACCGAAGAAGCTGATAACAAGTTCGGTTTCTTATTAGAAGCATTTGAATACGGTACACCTCCCCACGGAGGTATTGCCTTTGGTTTAGATCGCTTGGTAATGCTGTTGGCGGGAGAAGAATCAATTCGTGACGTTATTGCCTTTCCCAAAACCCAACAGGCTAGTTGTCTTTTGACAGATGCTCCTGCTGCGGTAGATAATCAGCAGCTTAAAGAGCTAGAAATAGCTTCGACTTATCAGCCTAAAAAAGACTAG
- a CDS encoding MBL fold metallo-hydrolase — protein sequence MPQNSTKITASLGNTKSPRLIMPGIFAFAPNRDTLGATSYLIVDKIGKILLDCPAWNEVNQEFLQSQGRIDSLVISHRGGIGKNVLQMQQALNCRVILQEQEAYLLPEVEITSFDDNLQIDAELELIWTPGHSPGSACLYWQQGGVLFTGRHLLPKSKTEIVPLKTAKTFHWWRQLNSIAKLRDRFNAETLKYIIPGANTGYLRGTGYIENAYAQLQALDLTALRSTEVI from the coding sequence ATGCCCCAAAACTCGACTAAAATTACTGCAAGCCTTGGCAATACTAAATCTCCTCGTCTTATTATGCCAGGAATATTTGCGTTTGCTCCTAATCGAGATACTTTAGGTGCTACCTCTTATTTAATTGTAGATAAGATTGGTAAGATTCTCCTCGATTGCCCTGCTTGGAATGAAGTAAATCAAGAATTTTTACAATCTCAGGGAAGAATTGATTCTCTCGTTATTAGCCATCGTGGCGGAATTGGCAAAAACGTTCTGCAAATGCAGCAAGCTTTAAATTGTCGAGTCATCCTACAAGAACAGGAAGCGTATCTTTTGCCCGAAGTCGAAATTACATCTTTTGATGACAATTTGCAAATCGATGCAGAACTAGAGCTAATTTGGACTCCTGGTCATTCTCCTGGTTCAGCTTGTCTCTATTGGCAGCAGGGGGGGGTATTGTTTACAGGAAGACATTTATTGCCTAAATCTAAAACTGAAATTGTTCCTTTAAAAACTGCTAAGACTTTTCATTGGTGGAGACAGTTAAACAGCATCGCTAAATTGCGCGATCGCTTTAATGCCGAAACCCTTAAATATATTATTCCTGGGGCAAACACTGGTTATTTAAGAGGGACAGGCTATATTGAAAACGCTTATGCACAATTACAAGCATTGGATTTAACCGCATTACGTTCGACAGAAGTTATTTAG
- a CDS encoding DUF3727 domain-containing protein: protein MPSSRFDQNEQYEEETLTIVDDEGRSLPCYIEQSLEMDSMTYLLLVPVDIPVIIMSIDQDSDEELEAAMLDDDEAIAEIFDNAKAVLSEQNLYLHHTAYTLTATGELPPIEEDRVLTLDGGEDDDDDEIEEELQSLCYFYHADQKYGIYTPLTPLLFFARYDGENRLELVSPDQENLMPILEELLSED, encoded by the coding sequence ATGCCATCATCTCGATTTGACCAAAACGAACAATACGAAGAGGAGACTCTGACGATTGTTGATGACGAAGGGCGATCGCTTCCTTGTTATATCGAGCAATCCCTTGAAATGGATAGTATGACCTATTTGCTATTAGTACCTGTAGATATTCCAGTCATCATTATGAGTATCGATCAAGATAGTGATGAAGAGTTAGAAGCGGCGATGCTGGATGACGATGAGGCGATCGCGGAAATCTTTGATAACGCCAAAGCAGTTTTATCAGAACAAAATCTTTATTTACACCATACCGCTTATACCCTGACCGCCACAGGGGAGCTTCCTCCTATTGAAGAAGATCGAGTTTTAACTTTGGATGGGGGTGAAGACGATGATGATGATGAGATCGAAGAAGAGTTACAGTCTTTGTGTTATTTCTATCATGCTGACCAGAAGTACGGTATCTATACTCCTTTAACTCCCTTATTATTTTTTGCTCGATACGACGGGGAAAATCGTTTGGAGTTAGTTTCACCAGATCAAGAGAATTTGATGCCTATTTTGGAAGAATTATTGTCAGAGGACTAA
- a CDS encoding energy-coupling factor transporter transmembrane protein EcfT — protein sequence MDLLRSLPIGSYLEKPVTWLHQVDPRVKLTWLMTFLIAPVLSSPWWRLGLASSLILLTVAAGIPFRVWRKQIGWLLLLCSFLFLFSSVAPDTLAVKHQPRVPQFCPDLAIADSSAERVEPTSASCEFQLPQPTDYRYVYLDRPEFAFLPRLVVTRRSLDVAIRISTLIFTLIYSTSLYLLTTAPEEITAGLEDIMSPLRRLNLPISEITLTLTLSLRFIPLVLEEVQNLVRSIRTRAIDWKKLGLRRSAQLWLIVSEKLLNNLLLRAEQIATAMDVRGFTTPNEHKVQWHQLKLRWRDWIALGILIPFWCARWFVGGTY from the coding sequence ATGGATTTATTGCGATCGCTCCCTATTGGTTCATATTTAGAGAAACCTGTAACTTGGCTACATCAGGTAGATCCGCGCGTAAAGCTGACCTGGCTAATGACTTTTTTGATTGCTCCTGTCTTGAGTAGTCCTTGGTGGCGGCTCGGTTTAGCATCATCCTTAATTTTGCTGACTGTTGCAGCGGGTATTCCTTTTAGAGTCTGGCGCAAGCAAATAGGATGGCTGTTGCTATTATGTTCCTTTCTATTTTTATTTAGCAGCGTTGCTCCCGATACCCTAGCGGTCAAACACCAGCCAAGAGTACCCCAGTTTTGTCCCGATCTTGCGATCGCCGATTCATCTGCCGAGCGAGTAGAGCCAACCTCTGCTTCGTGTGAATTTCAGCTACCACAACCAACCGACTATCGGTATGTCTATTTAGATCGGCCCGAGTTTGCTTTTTTGCCACGTTTGGTAGTTACTCGTCGTTCTCTGGATGTGGCAATCCGAATTTCTACTTTGATTTTCACTTTAATTTACAGCACTAGCCTATATCTTTTGACCACTGCTCCCGAAGAGATTACCGCCGGTTTAGAGGATATTATGAGTCCTTTACGCCGTTTAAATTTACCTATTTCTGAGATTACGCTTACCCTAACCCTATCGCTCCGTTTTATTCCTTTGGTGTTAGAAGAAGTGCAGAATTTAGTCCGTTCAATTCGTACTAGAGCCATCGATTGGAAGAAATTAGGTTTGCGTCGTAGCGCACAACTATGGCTGATTGTCTCGGAAAAACTCTTAAACAATTTATTATTACGAGCTGAACAAATTGCCACGGCGATGGACGTTCGCGGCTTTACGACTCCTAATGAACATAAGGTTCAATGGCATCAGTTAAAACTACGGTGGCGTGACTGGATAGCTTTGGGAATTTTAATTCCCTTTTGGTGTGCGCGTTGGTTTGTGGGGGGAACTTATTAA
- the mltG gene encoding endolytic transglycosylase MltG translates to MTTQKKPKYKRISDHKQIIAAKVVSVAVGVILLLGWAGWRGLTAPVVTKSNAAQKTQFTVKPGVSGNQIGTELAQAGLIKSTNGWKIWTKFKQATDSSGGFKAGTYLVSPEESLAEIADKIWSGEIMQTKFTIPEGWSTMQMGKYFESQGYFSAAEFETAVTTIPHQQYPWLPQDLPILEGFLYPDTYKISSDLTSNPQAIVNTMLNRFEQVALPVYEAAKPDMSLLDWVTLSSIVEKEAVIENERPLIAGVFTARLNQGIKLESDPTVEYGLGIRQTADQPLTFAQVGTPSPYNTYMNTGLTPTPIASPGIASLKATLNPQSTDYLFFVARYDGTHVFSETLSEHEAATREIRRQRNQ, encoded by the coding sequence ATGACTACTCAGAAAAAGCCTAAATACAAACGAATTTCTGATCACAAACAGATTATTGCAGCCAAAGTCGTCTCAGTAGCAGTGGGAGTTATTTTGCTTTTGGGTTGGGCTGGTTGGAGAGGTTTAACTGCTCCTGTGGTCACGAAAAGCAACGCAGCCCAGAAAACCCAGTTTACAGTCAAGCCAGGAGTATCGGGTAATCAAATCGGCACAGAGTTAGCTCAAGCAGGCTTAATTAAATCGACTAATGGTTGGAAGATTTGGACAAAGTTCAAGCAGGCAACCGACTCCTCTGGTGGATTTAAAGCTGGCACATATTTGGTTTCTCCTGAAGAATCTTTAGCTGAAATTGCCGATAAAATCTGGTCTGGGGAAATAATGCAGACCAAATTCACTATTCCCGAAGGCTGGTCTACGATGCAGATGGGAAAATATTTTGAGTCTCAAGGTTATTTTAGTGCCGCAGAATTTGAAACTGCCGTTACCACAATTCCCCATCAACAATATCCTTGGTTGCCCCAAGACCTACCAATATTAGAAGGTTTTTTATATCCAGACACTTATAAAATATCTAGCGATCTAACCAGCAACCCACAGGCAATAGTCAATACGATGCTGAATCGTTTTGAACAGGTTGCCTTACCAGTTTACGAAGCAGCCAAACCAGACATGAGCCTGTTGGATTGGGTAACCCTAAGCAGCATTGTGGAAAAAGAGGCTGTAATTGAGAATGAACGCCCTTTGATCGCAGGAGTATTTACGGCGAGGCTCAATCAAGGAATAAAGTTAGAGTCCGATCCTACAGTCGAATATGGTTTAGGCATCAGACAAACGGCAGACCAGCCTTTAACCTTTGCTCAGGTAGGAACGCCATCACCCTATAATACGTATATGAACACTGGCTTGACTCCAACTCCTATCGCTTCTCCTGGTATAGCTAGCTTGAAGGCGACTTTGAATCCTCAAAGCACAGATTATCTGTTCTTCGTAGCTCGTTATGATGGCACGCATGTCTTTAGTGAAACTCTGAGTGAGCATGAGGCAGCTACTAGAGAAATTCGCCGTCAAAGAAATCAATAA
- a CDS encoding D-alanine--D-alanine ligase family protein produces the protein MAKRKVGLLFGGCSGEHEVSITSARAIASALEQGENQAKYDILPIYIDKSGTWQSTNLAQQVLTSGKPSLLTAQEATAVSEKTSKLTTRGFSALSPPGQNFSYCEIDVWFPVLHGPNGEDGTVQGLLSLMNVPFVGSGVLGSALGMDKIAMKMAFTQAGLPQVDYVAVNRSQIYSNPCIYPKLCDDLEAKLGYPCFVKPANLGSSVGIAKVRSRAELESALDNAASYDRRIVVEAGINAREIECAVLGNEHPQASVVGEITFASDFYDYETKYTEGAAQLHIPANVPQAIADRIQEMAIEAFMAVDAAGLARVDFFYLEDTAEIFINEINTLPGFTATSMYPRLWAHSGVSFPELVDRLVELAIERYRANNN, from the coding sequence ATGGCAAAACGAAAAGTTGGCTTATTATTCGGCGGTTGTTCAGGAGAACATGAAGTATCAATTACTTCGGCAAGGGCGATCGCTTCTGCTTTAGAACAGGGAGAAAACCAAGCTAAATATGATATTCTGCCAATATACATTGATAAAAGCGGTACTTGGCAATCTACCAATCTAGCTCAACAGGTATTAACTTCGGGCAAACCATCACTGTTGACGGCGCAAGAAGCTACGGCAGTCAGCGAAAAGACAAGCAAACTGACAACCAGGGGTTTTTCTGCTTTATCTCCTCCAGGACAAAACTTCAGCTATTGTGAGATTGATGTCTGGTTTCCTGTTTTGCATGGACCTAATGGCGAAGATGGTACAGTACAGGGTTTACTTAGCTTGATGAACGTTCCCTTTGTTGGTTCGGGGGTACTAGGTTCAGCTTTGGGAATGGATAAAATTGCCATGAAAATGGCGTTTACTCAAGCAGGATTACCCCAGGTAGACTATGTAGCGGTAAATAGATCGCAAATATATTCAAATCCTTGTATTTACCCCAAACTCTGCGATGATCTAGAGGCAAAATTAGGCTATCCCTGTTTTGTCAAACCCGCTAATTTAGGTTCGTCGGTGGGAATTGCCAAGGTGAGATCGCGTGCTGAATTAGAATCAGCTTTAGATAATGCGGCTAGCTATGACCGTCGTATAGTAGTCGAAGCAGGAATTAATGCCAGAGAAATTGAATGTGCTGTACTAGGTAACGAGCATCCCCAGGCTTCTGTTGTGGGAGAAATCACCTTTGCCAGCGACTTTTATGATTACGAAACCAAGTACACCGAAGGCGCAGCCCAGCTACATATTCCCGCCAATGTTCCTCAAGCGATCGCCGATCGCATTCAAGAAATGGCAATTGAAGCGTTTATGGCGGTAGACGCAGCAGGATTAGCTAGAGTTGACTTCTTTTATCTCGAAGACACAGCAGAAATTTTTATCAATGAAATTAATACCTTACCAGGCTTTACTGCTACCAGTATGTATCCCCGACTTTGGGCGCACAGCGGAGTTTCCTTTCCCGAACTAGTTGACCGCTTAGTTGAATTAGCCATAGAACGTTATCGCGCGAACAATAATTAA
- a CDS encoding site-2 protease family protein, which translates to MKLWLILIILSPIAYFIVDRSIKDKTNTPVWLCWLVIMLPSFIWTTWTYIFGEEQPLPLLVFLIPLIFSTFLYGWLIQRGRPVKATQKSASEQTPKLAIAQKLTKNPEPRPIDSQEETTLRNCFPWNIYYLQNIDYRPQAIFCRGKLKTLPEKAYNEIRENVEQAFGDRFFLIFQESLKGKPFFALVPNPEAKAAEAGKLHHDLRVGFAVTMFLITLLTTTVAGASIDGTTSEELLSNPGALVKGFTYSLPLLLIIALQKFSHYFVAAYYEIRTTLPYFIPFPFLLDSFSLGTLGAIVQRRTPIPHRKALFDTAVVGSLSGLLVIIPALIWGLSLSKVVPLEESSAFNIQAQDPRLSFFLSLLAKLALGSALTTEMGIQLHPLATAGCVGLFITAINLMPIGQLDGGHIVHAVFGQKTAIAVGQVARILALLFALIHPYFWVWTIIMWLIPLIDQPALNDVTELDNKRDFGGLIALALLILIVLPLPSALGNLLNI; encoded by the coding sequence ATGAAACTATGGTTAATTTTGATTATCTTAAGCCCTATTGCTTATTTTATCGTCGATCGAAGTATAAAAGATAAAACCAATACCCCAGTTTGGTTATGTTGGTTGGTGATTATGCTGCCTTCCTTTATTTGGACTACATGGACGTATATTTTTGGCGAAGAACAGCCTTTGCCTTTACTAGTATTTTTAATTCCCTTGATTTTCTCTACTTTTTTGTATGGTTGGCTAATACAAAGAGGTAGACCGGTAAAAGCGACTCAAAAATCTGCCTCAGAACAAACCCCAAAACTTGCCATAGCTCAAAAATTAACCAAAAATCCAGAACCTCGTCCGATTGATAGTCAAGAAGAAACAACTCTGCGCAATTGTTTTCCTTGGAATATTTATTACCTCCAAAATATTGATTACCGTCCGCAAGCAATTTTCTGTCGTGGAAAGCTGAAAACTCTTCCAGAAAAAGCTTATAACGAAATTAGAGAAAACGTTGAACAGGCTTTCGGCGATCGCTTTTTTCTAATTTTCCAAGAAAGTCTCAAGGGTAAACCATTTTTCGCCCTAGTGCCTAATCCTGAAGCCAAAGCGGCTGAGGCAGGTAAACTTCACCATGATTTGCGGGTTGGATTTGCCGTAACGATGTTTTTGATTACCCTATTAACTACTACGGTGGCGGGCGCTAGTATTGACGGTACAACTTCCGAAGAACTACTGTCTAATCCAGGCGCATTAGTTAAAGGGTTCACCTATAGTCTGCCTTTATTACTGATTATTGCTCTCCAAAAATTCAGTCACTATTTCGTGGCTGCGTACTATGAAATTCGTACTACCCTGCCTTATTTTATTCCCTTCCCGTTTCTACTTGATAGTTTTTCTTTGGGAACATTAGGCGCAATTGTCCAGAGGAGAACGCCTATTCCCCATCGTAAAGCTTTATTTGATACGGCAGTTGTTGGTTCTTTATCAGGCTTACTAGTTATTATTCCAGCACTCATTTGGGGTCTGTCTCTTTCCAAAGTCGTTCCCCTCGAAGAATCATCTGCTTTTAACATTCAAGCTCAAGATCCTCGGTTATCTTTTTTCTTGAGTCTACTGGCAAAATTGGCCTTAGGTTCAGCTTTGACGACAGAAATGGGAATTCAACTGCATCCATTAGCAACGGCAGGCTGTGTTGGTTTGTTTATTACTGCCATTAACCTTATGCCTATCGGGCAGCTAGATGGGGGGCATATTGTTCATGCTGTGTTTGGACAAAAAACCGCGATCGCTGTAGGACAAGTTGCCCGAATTTTGGCTTTGTTGTTTGCTTTGATACATCCTTATTTTTGGGTTTGGACAATCATCATGTGGTTAATTCCTTTGATCGATCAGCCTGCTCTTAATGATGTTACCGAACTAGATAATAAACGAGACTTTGGCGGATTAATCGCTTTGGCATTATTAATTTTAATCGTCTTACCTCTTCCAAGTGCTTTGGGAAATTTGCTGAATATTTAA
- the ndk gene encoding nucleoside-diphosphate kinase, with protein MERTFIMIKPDGVQRHLTGKIIHRFESKGFTLVGLKMMQVSRELAEKHYDVHRERPFFQGLVEFITSAPVIAMVWEGDAVIAAARNIIGATNPVSAAPGSIRGDLGVSIGRNLIHGSDALETAQTEVALWFDESELINWEPVRKSWLYE; from the coding sequence ATGGAACGCACTTTTATTATGATCAAGCCTGATGGCGTACAGCGTCATCTGACAGGAAAAATTATTCATCGTTTTGAATCCAAAGGTTTTACCTTAGTGGGACTAAAAATGATGCAAGTTTCCCGTGAACTAGCAGAAAAACACTACGATGTTCATCGAGAAAGACCCTTTTTTCAAGGCTTGGTTGAATTTATCACCTCCGCTCCCGTAATTGCGATGGTTTGGGAAGGTGACGCGGTAATTGCTGCTGCCAGAAACATTATTGGCGCAACTAACCCTGTCTCCGCCGCCCCTGGTTCAATTCGTGGCGATCTTGGAGTTAGCATCGGGCGTAATTTAATTCATGGCTCTGATGCGCTGGAAACTGCTCAGACAGAAGTTGCGCTTTGGTTTGATGAATCAGAATTAATCAACTGGGAACCTGTAAGAAAATCCTGGCTCTACGAATAA
- a CDS encoding YdcF family protein, translated as MLLSVVTTFLCVGFKPVSNVNSTPEALLVLGGHEERERFAAKLAQQYPQLPIWISSGSPQEYAQEIFAKSGISRDRLNFDYRASDTVTNFTTLVDELQAQGIDSVYLITSENHMKRAKIIGEIVFGSRGIDFKPIAVPSNNPPEPVEKCLRDGARSILWLVTGHTGEVLGQYGGKGFQLL; from the coding sequence ATGTTGTTGTCAGTGGTAACAACATTTCTTTGTGTTGGATTCAAACCAGTCTCTAACGTTAACTCTACTCCCGAAGCTTTATTAGTATTGGGCGGACATGAAGAGCGAGAACGTTTTGCTGCTAAACTAGCACAGCAATATCCTCAACTGCCGATTTGGATCTCTTCTGGTAGTCCCCAAGAATATGCTCAAGAAATTTTTGCTAAATCGGGCATCTCCCGCGATCGCCTCAATTTTGATTACCGCGCTAGCGACACTGTAACCAACTTTACTACTTTAGTAGATGAACTGCAAGCTCAAGGTATTGATAGCGTCTATCTAATTACTTCGGAAAATCACATGAAACGAGCCAAAATAATTGGCGAGATAGTCTTTGGTAGTCGAGGGATCGACTTCAAACCGATCGCTGTTCCTTCTAATAACCCTCCTGAGCCAGTTGAAAAATGTTTACGAGATGGTGCTAGATCGATCCTTTGGTTAGTAACAGGACATACGGGAGAAGTTTTGGGACAGTATGGTGGCAAAGGCTTTCAACTACTTTAG
- a CDS encoding nuclear transport factor 2 family protein translates to MKNTETIETQIINAEERLRQAMLASDVSVLDELLAPEIMIIRHLGELLRKQDDLSAHKSGLFKIHKLIPSE, encoded by the coding sequence ATGAAAAATACTGAAACAATTGAAACTCAGATTATCAATGCCGAAGAACGACTCAGACAGGCAATGCTTGCTTCTGATGTGAGCGTCTTGGATGAACTGCTTGCTCCTGAAATTATGATTATCCGTCATCTTGGAGAATTATTACGAAAACAAGATGATCTAAGCGCTCATAAATCTGGTTTGTTCAAGATACACAAGCTAATTCCTTCTGAGTAG